One window of Nicotiana tomentosiformis chromosome 11, ASM39032v3, whole genome shotgun sequence genomic DNA carries:
- the LOC138901446 gene encoding uncharacterized protein → MDPLKYIFQKPLPTGNLAKWKALLRKFDIIYMTHKVVKGQALADHMAKYPVDGEDITLKPYFPDEDISFIGEDIVEAYDGLRMLFNRAANFNGVGIRVVLVLDTGQHYPVSAKLRFSCTNNIAEYKACILGLKLVVDMNIQELLLIGDTDLLIH, encoded by the coding sequence ATGGACCCCTTAAAGTATATTTTTCAGAAACCCTTGCCTACTGGCAATTTGGCAAAGTGGAAAGCACTACTAAGaaaatttgatattatttatATGACTCATAAGGTAGTCAAGGGGCAAGCATTGGCCGATCACATGGCAAAATACCCCGTAGATGGAGAAGACATAACCTTGAAGCCCTATTTTCCCGATGAGGATATATCTTTCATAGGGGAAGATATCGTAGAAGCTTATGATGGTTTGAGAATGTTATTCAACAGAGCTGCTAACTTCAATGGAGTGGGCATCAGAGTGGTCTTAGTATTGGATACCGgccaacattatccggtatccgccAAGCTCAGGTTTTCGTGTACCAATAATATTGCAGAATACAAGGCTTGCATTTTAGGACTCAAATTGGTTGTCGACATGAACATCCAAGAATTATTGTTGATTGGAGACACAGATTTGCTGATACATTAG